The Macaca fascicularis isolate 582-1 chromosome 1, T2T-MFA8v1.1 genome includes a window with the following:
- the ADIPOR1 gene encoding adiponectin receptor protein 1 isoform X1, protein MSSHKGSVVAQGNGTPASNRETDTVELAELGPLLEEKGKRVIANPTKAEEEQTCPVPQEEEEEVRVLTLPLQAHHAMEKMEEFVYKVWEGRWRVIPYDVLPDWLKDNDYLLHGHRPPMPSFRACFKSIFRIHTETGNIWTHLLGFVLFLFLGILTMLRPNMYFMAPLQEKVVFGMFFLGAVLCLSFSWLFHTVYCHSEKVSRTFSKLDYSGIALLIMGSFVPWLYYSFYCSPQPRLIYLSIVCVLGISAIIVAQWDRFATPKHRQTRAGVFLGLGLSGVVPTMHFTIAEGFVKATTVGQMGWFFLMAVMYITGAGLYAARIPERFFPGKFDIWFQSHQIFHVLVVAAAFVHFYGVSNLQEFRYGLEGGCTDDTLL, encoded by the exons ATGTCTTCCCACAAAGGATCTGTGGTGGCACAGGGGAATGGGACTCCTGCCAGTAACAGGGAAACTGACACGGTGGAACTGGCTGAACTAGGACCCCTGCTAGAAGAGAAGGGCAAACGGGTAATCGCCAACCCAACCAAA GCTGAAGAAGAGCAAACATGTCCAGTGccccaggaagaagaggaggaggtgcGGGTACTGACACTTCCCCTGCAAGCCCACCACGCCATGGAGAAGATGGAGGAGTTTGTGTACAAG GTCTGGGAGGGACGTTGGAGGGTCATCCCATATGATGTGCTCCCTGACTGGCTAAAGGACAATGACTATCTGCTACATGGTCACAGACCACCCATGCCCTCCTTTCGAGCTTGCTTCAAGAGCATCTTCCGCATCCATACAGAAACTGGCAACATCTGGACCCATCTGCTTG GTTTCGTGCTGTTTCTCTTTTTGGGAATCTTGACCATGCTCAGACCAAATATGTACTTCATGGCCCCTCTACAGGAGAAGGTGGTTTTTGGGATGTTCTTTTTGGGTGCAGtgctctgcctcagcttctcctggCTCTTTCACACCGTCTATTGTCATTCAGAGAAAGTCTCTCGGACTTTTTCCAA ACTGGACTATTCAGGGATTGCTCTTCTAATTATGGGGAGCTTTGTCCCCTGGCTCTATTATTCCTTCTACTGCTCCCCACAGCCACGGCTCATCTACCTCTCCATCGTCTGTGTCCTGGGCATTTCTGCCATCATTGTGGCGCAGTGGGACCGGTTTGCCACTCCTAAGCACCGGCAGACAAGAGCAG GCGTGTTCCTGGGACTTGGCTTAAGTGGCGTCGTGCCCACCATGCACTTTACTATTGCTGAGGGCTTTGTCAAGGCCACCACAGTGGGCCAGATGGGCTGGTTCTTCCTCATGGCTGTGATGTACATCACTGGAGCTGGCCTTTATGCTGCTCGAATTCCTGAGCGCTTCTTTCCTGGAAAATTTGACATATGG TTCCAGTCTCATCAGATTTTCCATGTCCTGGTGGTGGCAGCAGCCTTTGTCCACTTCTATGGGGTCTCCAACCTTCAGGAATTCCGTTACGGCCTGGAAGGCGGCTGTACTGATGACACCCTTCTCTGA
- the ADIPOR1 gene encoding adiponectin receptor protein 1 isoform X2: protein MSSAPGRRGGGAGTDTSPASPPRHGEDGGVCVQGFVLFLFLGILTMLRPNMYFMAPLQEKVVFGMFFLGAVLCLSFSWLFHTVYCHSEKVSRTFSKLDYSGIALLIMGSFVPWLYYSFYCSPQPRLIYLSIVCVLGISAIIVAQWDRFATPKHRQTRAGVFLGLGLSGVVPTMHFTIAEGFVKATTVGQMGWFFLMAVMYITGAGLYAARIPERFFPGKFDIWFQSHQIFHVLVVAAAFVHFYGVSNLQEFRYGLEGGCTDDTLL, encoded by the exons ATGTCCAGTGccccaggaagaagaggaggaggtgcGGGTACTGACACTTCCCCTGCAAGCCCACCACGCCATGGAGAAGATGGAGGAGTTTGTGTACAAG GTTTCGTGCTGTTTCTCTTTTTGGGAATCTTGACCATGCTCAGACCAAATATGTACTTCATGGCCCCTCTACAGGAGAAGGTGGTTTTTGGGATGTTCTTTTTGGGTGCAGtgctctgcctcagcttctcctggCTCTTTCACACCGTCTATTGTCATTCAGAGAAAGTCTCTCGGACTTTTTCCAA ACTGGACTATTCAGGGATTGCTCTTCTAATTATGGGGAGCTTTGTCCCCTGGCTCTATTATTCCTTCTACTGCTCCCCACAGCCACGGCTCATCTACCTCTCCATCGTCTGTGTCCTGGGCATTTCTGCCATCATTGTGGCGCAGTGGGACCGGTTTGCCACTCCTAAGCACCGGCAGACAAGAGCAG GCGTGTTCCTGGGACTTGGCTTAAGTGGCGTCGTGCCCACCATGCACTTTACTATTGCTGAGGGCTTTGTCAAGGCCACCACAGTGGGCCAGATGGGCTGGTTCTTCCTCATGGCTGTGATGTACATCACTGGAGCTGGCCTTTATGCTGCTCGAATTCCTGAGCGCTTCTTTCCTGGAAAATTTGACATATGG TTCCAGTCTCATCAGATTTTCCATGTCCTGGTGGTGGCAGCAGCCTTTGTCCACTTCTATGGGGTCTCCAACCTTCAGGAATTCCGTTACGGCCTGGAAGGCGGCTGTACTGATGACACCCTTCTCTGA
- the ADIPOR1 gene encoding adiponectin receptor protein 1 isoform X3, whose product MLRPNMYFMAPLQEKVVFGMFFLGAVLCLSFSWLFHTVYCHSEKVSRTFSKLDYSGIALLIMGSFVPWLYYSFYCSPQPRLIYLSIVCVLGISAIIVAQWDRFATPKHRQTRAGVFLGLGLSGVVPTMHFTIAEGFVKATTVGQMGWFFLMAVMYITGAGLYAARIPERFFPGKFDIWFQSHQIFHVLVVAAAFVHFYGVSNLQEFRYGLEGGCTDDTLL is encoded by the exons ATGCTCAGACCAAATATGTACTTCATGGCCCCTCTACAGGAGAAGGTGGTTTTTGGGATGTTCTTTTTGGGTGCAGtgctctgcctcagcttctcctggCTCTTTCACACCGTCTATTGTCATTCAGAGAAAGTCTCTCGGACTTTTTCCAA ACTGGACTATTCAGGGATTGCTCTTCTAATTATGGGGAGCTTTGTCCCCTGGCTCTATTATTCCTTCTACTGCTCCCCACAGCCACGGCTCATCTACCTCTCCATCGTCTGTGTCCTGGGCATTTCTGCCATCATTGTGGCGCAGTGGGACCGGTTTGCCACTCCTAAGCACCGGCAGACAAGAGCAG GCGTGTTCCTGGGACTTGGCTTAAGTGGCGTCGTGCCCACCATGCACTTTACTATTGCTGAGGGCTTTGTCAAGGCCACCACAGTGGGCCAGATGGGCTGGTTCTTCCTCATGGCTGTGATGTACATCACTGGAGCTGGCCTTTATGCTGCTCGAATTCCTGAGCGCTTCTTTCCTGGAAAATTTGACATATGG TTCCAGTCTCATCAGATTTTCCATGTCCTGGTGGTGGCAGCAGCCTTTGTCCACTTCTATGGGGTCTCCAACCTTCAGGAATTCCGTTACGGCCTGGAAGGCGGCTGTACTGATGACACCCTTCTCTGA